ATAACCTGCTGTCAGATCGATGTCAATATCCTCGCCCCAAGCACCAGTTGTATAGCAAATGGAAATAAATGGAGTGTGTGCTTAGCCCGGAAACAGTCTTTTCTCCATGATTGCTGTTGTTTATGAAATGGCGGGGTCTATTTTCTGTATCATATAGAGCTAATGATCTCAAAAGAACCTAGCTTCACTTGCTTTACTGAGAGAACCAGAGTGCATTTTTAATTCTGTAGGTAATTCTTCATAAGTATTTCCTTGAATTGGTAGAGTACAAATAAGTGCTTTCAGGATGATGATAATACATTTCTTAATATTACACATGTAGATGCATTTTACCACTGTGGTTACTGTATTTGTTTTTGTCATTCAATTAAGATttgccttcttttaaaaaaatgcagcctGATTCTACAGCGACAGATAGAGCACTAGCTAGACTGACAACTCACCCACTGCTGAGGACAAAAATTGCTGATATTAAAGGTAAGGTCAAATTAGTCCAGCCAGTCAATGATCATtgggaactgtgtgtgtgtagacCTTCTTGAGATATATTGTGTCTAGGGAATATTAAATTCTTTATAATTGGAATAACAGTTGGAAAAGGCCCTTCTCTCCGATGTCCTGCAGAACTGCTGCCGGTTAATGCGTAACAGCACATTGCATTTTCCCAGGGACATCCCTGTGTTGAGCTGAGAGATGTGTTCTGGAATCTTGCACTTCCAGTCATGTGTGGCCCTGATTTGGATCACGGCTCCAGAGAGAAGTGCCATAGGCCTTTGATTGGACAATTTTCTGACCAGAAACAGTCTCAGGGAGCTCCATGTCACAGTTCAGGTCTGGAAAACAGTGCAAGGAGAGAGGAGTTGAGCCTGAGCATGCCTGGGAAGCACAGAACTCCAAAACAACTCTTTAGTCCTTGGGACATCTCTGAGGAAAACGTAGTAAGTAGTTAACCCCTCAGAGTAGGTAGTATTAAGCTAGATTGGCAAATGGTCTAGTTCCATGCAAGGCAACTATATatgtaatgtttgtattttacctGAAATAGATGAACAGAGAAATTTTAATACATTGCATGTATTGATACCTGATTTTGGTGCAGTGCTCCTTTACTgatgtatttaaaaaataaaatgtcacTTCGTAACTGTATTCTGGAGaccatttttactgctgctggTTTTGTAATTTCTAGTTACAAAACTTGTGTCTGTGAAAACTGGCTAAATAAAAGATTTCAAAAAAATTCCCCTATACAAAATTCATTCATATATAACAGTaccataaatacaaatatacaacATCATTGTAAACAAACTATACAATGATTATCTCAAGAGTAATTCCACAGGAAAAAAattttttaagggaaaaaacCCATTCAGAAACGTTCAGTGAATTCCAGAGCCCCCAGTTCCAAGGAAAAATTCAATCACATACATATATCTCCAATCCTATTCAAAAGAACTGAAGTCCTCAGCTCAAAATGAATCTTCAAAAGTGAAAAAAGTCTCTGTGAGGATGCTCAAACAGCTTCACTGTATTAACTGCAAGATAAGCCTTCAGATGCTCTAACTAAAATCTGGGCAGCTTCACTGTAGTGACGACAGAGAGCTGGCTGAAATGACCCATTTCAGAACCTTTCTTCAAAGCCTTAGCTGCTTGTATTAAATTCTCTTCACCAAAGCATCTCTTAGACCTTCTCTCCGTCTCAAACAGAACTTACTACCATAGAATGGTGAAGAAAatttataatttgtttacaatgatgtgtatatttgtatttatgcTATAATTATATATACATGAATTTTATACACTAGAATTTTTTTTGAAATCTTTATTTAGTCAGCTTTGACAGCCATGTTTTGTAAttaacacacacaaaccaaaggCAGCCCTAGGGGCAGAACTCCAACCAACACTCAAATAGCCTAGGGACCAATAATTCAGTGAAACCACTATAAATACCAAAAATGAAAAATAGTATAATTCTAAACAATGAAACAGTGAAATATAGCTTAAGTATAACTACAAGTAACCATCTcagtggaaaaagtacagagaccaGTCTTAGTCAATTGCACTAGACCAAGCCTCCCAAGGCCAAAATCACGGCGCTGAAATTATAGTCAGTCCATCAATCTGTGAATTCTCAAGTCCTTTCCAAAATTCAGACGTCCGTGTAGTCCAGAAGCCGTCCACTATGTAGCAGTAGACAATGTGGAAACAATAAGGTGGACAATGGTCCTCTAAAGCAGTTCTGGTGTAGAGAGGATCTTAGGCAGATGTATCCCAGGAACCAGCCCAGTCCCGGGTTGGCCCAACAAGCAGCCAGCAAGATTAATCATTTAGCTTGTTTCATCTAGCCACGATTTCATCAGGGGCCACAGTCAAAGCCACCAAAGTCCCTCTAGAAATGAAAAATATAACATGGTAGATTTTCTCCCTCTTAATTGTGAGAAACAAACACACCTTCAAAGTCCACAGAAAAATGCCTTTATACACTTACCAACAGAAACGGCAAACAATTCTTAAGTGCAGTTTATTCTTAGCACGGCAAGGTCAGTAAAGACAACAGACCCCACCTGTTGTGAGCAGATGTTAAATACTTCACGCGCTGATCACTCATGCAGCTTCTTAAAGAGACAGTGTTCCATAGAACCTCACAAGAAGCATGATAAGTTACGCTCAGAATTCAGACCCTTTGGCTGCATGCTCCCTAGAGAGTGAATCCATTTAGCTTCCCTCCGGAGCAGATCTTTTTGAATATGTCCGGCATCTCCCCTCGGAGCAGCATAGAGCACGGACGGTGTATTTGAACTCTAGTTCCGTTTTATGATGGGCAGCAAAATGCTTCACCAAAGGTGCATCCATAACATGATTTTTAATACGTGACAAATGTTCTAGGATACGGACCCTAACTGACCGCGTGGTGCTTCCAACATAAAGCATTTGGCAGCCATATATAATCAAATAGACTGCCCCACTAGTTTGACAGGTAGAGAAGTGTTTAAGCACGATgtcattcttccttcctccaaTCTTGACAATCCTACCTGATAAGGCAAGAGGACCTGTCAAACCTTCTCTACTTTTTCATTTCTAGAGGGACTTTGGTGGCTTTGACTGTGGCCCCTGATGAAATCGTGGCTAGATGAAACAAGCTAAATGAATTAATCTTGCTGGCTGCTTGTTGGGCCAACCCGGGACTGGGCTGGTTCCTGGGATACATCTGCCTAAGATCCTCTCTACACCAGAACTGCTTTAGAGGACCATCGTCCACCTTATTGTTTCCACATTGTCTACTGCTACATAGTGGACGGCTTCTGGACTACACAGACGTCTGAATTTTGGAAAGGACTTGAGAATTCACGGATTGATGGACTGACTATACTTTCAGCGCCGTGATTTTGGCCTTGGGAGGCTTGGTCTAGTGCAATTGACTAAGACtggtctctgtactttttccactgAGATGGTTACTTGTAGTTATACTTAAAGCTATATTTCACAATACATCTATATTTCACTGTTTCATTGTTTAGAATTATACTATTTTTCATTTTTGGTATTTATAGTGGTTTCACTGAATTATTGGTCCCTGGACGTTTTGTAATTAGGCTTCATTTCCGTGATCCTGTCTTTGACCAGGATTCTGTAATTTCATCATTTTATTTCCATAGTTTCAAGAACTGGTGAACTGGGAAGAATGATTTAGATCTGATAATAGTATAGATACAGCAGTTTAAGGAAGGAAATTTCTAGTTTGGGGGAGACACAAATGATCTGATAGTATGCATTTGTACTTGGAAGAAAATACTGCTATTTTAAATAAGGCTTACTCCTGGGTAAGAATGAGTAGGACTGCTACCAAATTTGCCATTAAGTACCTTCTTATCTTGCTTTTGAGACATCCAGCCATAGAAAAGGCTACTAATCTTTCCATCACTGTCACTTGGAAAATATTAATTGCACAACCACCTTTGTCATCTTCTGTATTACTGGCTGAAAATTGGGAGTGCAGGAGGCTAAACATATGTATTTGTTTTTAGATACTCTGCCTCTTGTCTATGCAGATCATGTGCAGGAGCATACTGTACTTTTATGTGAGATGATAATATCACAGAACTCTGTAGCGTTGCCTCTGGCCCAGACCAGTCGCAGAAACTGAGGTCCTGTGAGGACCTGTAAAGAGACTAATCTCATCTCTTACTCCAGAATTCTCTCAGTGGTTTCAGAAGGCTGATTTACTCTCTCTACATTTTTCCTTTCATTGACTGACTGGCAATCAGCACTTTGCACAGTATTCAGTCTTTATCAAGCACTTTTTGAAGTCTTTTTTCTGTTGGTTAATTTATGTTACATTTTTCTGCTCATGTGCAGAGTCCCCTGGCCCTGACTAGACAAAAAAGCTACCTTGTCTGTGGATGGCCACGTTGTGCAACTGTCATCATCTATACAAGGAACAGCCAGTTTACAATCAATTAAAATGATGAATATTCTTGGTGCCAACTTCTTAAGTCTCAAAATTTCTTTGGTGTCTATTCTAGCGGAAGAGAACCCTTCTTTTGATTGTCCTTTTGTATTGCACTCAGGGATAACAAGTGGCTCCATCAGCAGCAGTTTGTGGCATGCCAACTTTTGTGGGCCTGCTTACAGCATAATCACTGTGGGAGCTGTAAACTCAGTCATGTCATGTAAATAAAAATGGGCAGGCCCCTTGTCTTGCCTCTTCAACTCTTCAAATGATGCTGCCTGTTCCATGGCTCAACAGGCTAGTGGCAAAGCTCCAAGGCATGAGCAATGGAGGCTTCATATGTACTGTAATGGACACTGTGGTAGCAGTATTGCCTATTTTGGACTCAGCTGGTGGCACACTTTAACCCAAGAGTTTGCCACCACTACTAAACAAAATACACTCTGCTGGATGAACAGACTAAGATATAAAGCAGCATCCTACCTTGGGCCCATCAGGCCTGATACTGTCTCCTGTGACTTCTAGTGAATGGTTCACTAAAGTTTCAGGCAGGAATCTTTCTAGCCCTACCCCTGGAAGAATTTTTAATAGAGGCCATGCGCATGAAAATCAACTGCTCTGTTGTTAAactgtgccccctccccaaaagactCGCATATACAGCCAGTAATTTACAGTTTTTTCAGCAGCTGATCAATTTCAGGACATACAGAGTTGAGTGGCAAGCAGGTGTTCTAAGATTTGCTTTGTAAATGATATGGTGAGACATACAAAACTATCCCAAAGAATTACTTATAAATGAATTTATTCCCCCTTTGACATTATGGTACATTATATTAGCACTGTTGCTGCAAGGTTTTTTTCAGCCACTTGTTTTTTTTTAGCTGCTGTAAAAGCCTTTAAAGATGCAAGAAGGAAGCCAGCTAGACCCATTTCTGCAGAGGAGCATAAATCAGAAGAAGAGCTTACCAAACAACCTGAAGTGACCCAGCATTCCAATATCAATGAACATAACCAAGTGTTTAAACAAGGCAAAGTAGAGGTGGGAGAGAAGTCACGCACTGACAAGGGAAAGAAGCAAATTTGtaagaaagagaaacaaaaaaatcTAGACAGTGAGAAATGCCCCTCAGATGGTTCTACAGTGCAGGCTCTAAAGGATCATGAATTAGTTCATAAGAGTCAGCTGGAAATGACAGTCTGTCCAGAAAGAAAGGAACAGGTAAGTGATCTCCTTTACAGGGCAGAAGATGAATCAGACAGTGATGCAAGTAACACTGAAGAaaaggcagcagaggaggagTACTTCGATGACAGCACTGAAGAGAGATTCTATAATCAGTCTTCTGGCTCTGATGAAAGCGATgataatgatgatttcttcattgGCAAAGCAAAGAGGATTAAAAAGAAAGGGGCAGCTGATCTTTCGTCACTTACAGAAGATAAAGACAAGAGCATGGTGGTAAAAGAAACAAAGTATTCACAATTTGACCCTGTGCAGGATTCAGACATACAAGGCAGCTATCCAAATGCAAAAATCAAGAAGCTACAATCTGTATTTTATCCTTCATTGTCCAATTCTGAGCAGAAATCCAAGACTGTAAAAAGGTAAGGCTTTACCTTTAAAAACCTGCAATAATATTATTGGCAAATTTTGGGTGAGTTGGATGAAGAATGTTTGGCTTCTTAGCACAGTGTTTCAGTTTTTACCATTTGCTTGGAATAATGACAATGCAGTCTAATGGTGAAAAGCTTCAAAGAAACAGAAGTCTTGTTTAAAACAGGCCAACAAATCAGTTTGATTGTATCATTGATAGCAATAACATACAGCAGCTTTTTGGTTTGTGTGCTTTACAttcatctttattttatttatatatttaaaacaactttatgccacctttccacccaaatagggtttccaaggcagcaaacatcaagtcattaaaacaatatttaaagtataagtgtatataaaatatttaaagaattCAATCTTATGGATTACAAGTTATCAAAAGTCATTGCAGACAATGTGATCTTGACATTTTTAAAGTTAAATATGGAGAAATTATATACTTTTCATTAAAATAGAATAGCTTTTCCTTCTCAAATCAGCTAAATTTCTGTTATTTCCTAGAACTTCTAGAGACCATCTTTCCAAAAACAAAATGATGGGTAAGTCAGGTTGCTGTTGTTGCTTCATTTTGTTTTCGTACAGTTTCTGAATATGGCATTGTTTTGCATTAAAAGGGTAATAACATTGGGGAGGGTGGTGGAGCCTAACAAATATTACTTCATGTTGTGTTCAGTCATTGGTATTAATGTCACATTCTTTTCATTGTTCCACAGCGTTTCAAAAAAAATGTCCACAGAAACGGTTGTCCAAAAGTATAGGTACAAAGCAAGATCTTAAGAGAGAACGGTTGGCACAACCTCTTCATCCTTCATGGGAAGCAAGTAGGAAACGTCGAGAGCAAACTTCTCAAATTACATTATTCCAAGGAAAAAAGATAATATTTGAAGACTAATTTTTTTCTAGTAAATCCAGAGTAGTGCACATTTAATTGAGCTCATAGAGAGAGGAACTTTGCCATCTTGACAGCCTCCCCCAAAGCTGTTTCCGAAGGTCAAGAGGGCCTTGTGATCAAATAGAAAAGTGGCAAGAGCTTGCAGAAGAGAGGAAAATCCCCCATAATTCTCTGATGACCCCAACTGTCAAGAAGAGTTTTCAGAAGAGACACAGGGAAAAGGAATCAGCAATATTTCTTCCACAAACTTCATTCCAATTTCAGTAGTTAATATCCAAGCTATGTAGTTAGTATCCAAGCtacataaaattaaaatattaagaTTTTTATGGACAAAAATGTGGTAGGTTTCATTTTTCTAACTTAATTATACAAAGTCAGTATTAATCTTGAAGATATTGGGTTGGTTCTAGCAGTAAGTGCTGGCTGACATGAACCTTCCCACTTCCCTCTACCTGATGCCAAGAAAGTGGACAAATAGCCTTGCAGGCTGAGAAGCTACAATGGGGAGGCAAAGTGGGACAAAATCACCCTTGTTGCCTCTTTCCCCCTACTCATTGCAGCCCATTGCAGGCACATTTATTTCTTGTGTGCCAATATTTGGAAATCTTGCTGACGTATACACTTTTTGTAGTTAGAGCCTTGTAATTGTATCTTCTAATTTTTCTAAAAGGCCATTCtccatttgtatttttaaattgaggcagctatttaaaaaatgcttcagCTGCAATTTGGCCTCTCAACAAGTGGATAAATTTGTAAGTACTCAAGATGTAATGAATCCTTCACCTTGGCCTGTTCCTTCCATTTGGTAATTAATTTCCAAAGCCTTGTATGAAAAAACTTTAATGAAGTCAATTAAGTTTAAGAATGTGAAAAACCAGAATAGAGTGTGTTTCTGGTGCCTGTTCACAAAGCTAAAATCCATCTGACCAAGTTAAATGACACCTGAAAATGAGTGTCTAAATAAATACACTCACTGGTACATCTTCTTAATATTCTGCAAGACTAAACGGGGATTTGACTGTGTTGAGTGGTATTATGCATGTTTGACTCCAGGTATGGCAGTAGTGAAAAAGGAAAGCACTGTAGTAGGGATTATTGCAACATAGCTTCTACTTGTATTTGTTTTACAGATTTATATTTATGTGAACCAcctcatttttaaataaatagttaatTTTAGACTAGATGGCATTGTATCTTTCCATTAACAAGACTTTAATTAATTTATGCAGATAGAACTAGGGATGTGAATCAGGAAAAAAAGAGTATTTTTTGGATCAAGATTTTAGGGACAGGATAATTATTGGTATTCCAGGTTATCTGGGTCTCAAATAGCAGTTTGATAGCAGGATTTGGGGGTTTTAAGGATTTCAAAATTATTCGGGGTCATATTCCCTGTGGGGAATCTTTCCAGGGGGTTGGAGTGTCTGGTTTTcaagcaaatgacaccaaaattgcagagagCTGGTGCTCAAGTAGATTGGATCATGGGATCGAATTCTCTGGGTTGGGAGGGGAGTATATTTTCGGACCAAATGTATCTGAGCACACATCCTTAAATAGACCAGCTTCTCCTGACCTGCTAAAACTTGGCAAAACAAGCAGAAGTGAACAAATCCAAGTATACTGTTCACATACGTGACAAAAAAAGAGAAACTTTTAACAGTACGTCATCTGAGGAGAACCTAGACCAATGGTCTTCAGCCTTCAGGCATGTTGTGAGCCCCTACAGAATAACCATAATTGTTTTGCTCCTTTTGGGAAGGACATGTTACTTGTACACGTCTAGAGAACAAGGGCATCATTCTGTCTTTTCTTTGCACAAGCACAGAAGGGCAGAACAGCAAGGCTATCTGTGGTGGAATGGATTCATCCTAACTTCTGACCCTTGCCTTGTTCCACAGTATGATACACTTGACACTCAGGATGTGTCTTCTGCCCTCATAGTCTTGGCTGTCACCAGTACTCTCCCTTTTTGTGTCACATGCTTCCAGCTTATTGGGTTCCATGCTTAAAACTGGGTCCTAAGTCTGGAACTCCACCCTTGATGCTGACATAATGGAGTCAACACATTGAATCCAGCAGTTTGTCAACACATCTTACCCATATTATCCTCCTCCCTGTAGTCCTTTCTGACCCTAGGAAATTTTTATTACTGAGGTAGTGGGACCACAAAGACTAACAGCCACATGGGTCAGAAGGCAAGTGGGGCAGGAGAATGGGGTGAATTACTGTTTCTGTCTCTTCTATTGGTGATACAGTTCGTTGTTAAAACTGTGTTGAATCCTAGGCCTTAAAAGGCCATGAAAGAATGGGTCAGAGCTATTGTCAGCAATTTGCTCCAGGAAAAGATTAGGGCTTTAATAGAATAGCTATCTGTCTGAAAATGTTGGATCCCTAAGTCTTGAGGGACAGATAATTAATGGGTCCATCACCTGAGGAAAGATTAGTGGAAGTCACATAATTTCTTCAACCATGAAATATTCTTGTTCCATTGCATGAATCATATGAAACTTAGACTAGTGCAAGATGAGTGGTATCTTCAACCGCTGTTGTAAAACATCTGTCATAGCTAGAtgtgtccccctcccctttttcagaTACCATGTATATAGTATTGTTGAGTTTTCTGGCCTTCCTACCATAGCAGGCAAATAGGAACTCACCAACCTGTTTTTGACCTCTCCTCCCCCATTCTAGAGTTTAAACTATAAAACTCATGAAGCTAGAGTTTCTCAATAAACTGCATTATAGACAACcgcttttttgtattttttttggaCATTCAGATTTCTCTTCCTACAGAGAGCCATTTCTAACAGTTAAAATATTCCAATTAACCAACAAGAGGAAGCTGGATTAAGTACTACCTTTTGGTGGAAGTAGAAGAGACGCTGATCACTTGAAACATTTTATTCAGGTCACCTTCACAAATTTTCAACCATGATACAAAAGTGCAGCACAAGAATATAGAAATGCAATGGAAGAATACAAAGCTAGTGTATGAATAATTATAAATAATTTTTCAGAGAAAGATGCGTAAGTTTTAgagataa
This genomic window from Eublepharis macularius isolate TG4126 chromosome 8, MPM_Emac_v1.0, whole genome shotgun sequence contains:
- the SRFBP1 gene encoding serum response factor-binding protein 1 isoform X1 — encoded protein: MAPTLNLNNEVVKMRREVKKVRVLTIRKLTRHIAKLKAKKGTEDAVLKNHKRAQRLLEEIHAMKEIKPDQVTKLALGGEINFELVCKKPDSTATDRALARLTTHPLLRTKIADIKATCFFLAAVKAFKDARRKPARPISAEEHKSEEELTKQPEVTQHSNINEHNQVFKQGKVEVGEKSRTDKGKKQICKKEKQKNLDSEKCPSDGSTVQALKDHELVHKSQLEMTVCPERKEQVSDLLYRAEDESDSDASNTEEKAAEEEYFDDSTEERFYNQSSGSDESDDNDDFFIGKAKRIKKKGAADLSSLTEDKDKSMVVKETKYSQFDPVQDSDIQGSYPNAKIKKLQSVFYPSLSNSEQKSKTVKRTSRDHLSKNKMMAFQKKCPQKRLSKSIGTKQDLKRERLAQPLHPSWEASRKRREQTSQITLFQGKKIIFED
- the SRFBP1 gene encoding serum response factor-binding protein 1 isoform X2; its protein translation is MAPTLNLNNEVVKMRREVKKVRVLTIRKLTRHIAKLKAKKGTEDAVLKNHKRAQRLLEEIHAMKEIKPDQVTKLALGGEINFELVCKKPDSTATDRALARLTTHPLLRTKIADIKAAVKAFKDARRKPARPISAEEHKSEEELTKQPEVTQHSNINEHNQVFKQGKVEVGEKSRTDKGKKQICKKEKQKNLDSEKCPSDGSTVQALKDHELVHKSQLEMTVCPERKEQVSDLLYRAEDESDSDASNTEEKAAEEEYFDDSTEERFYNQSSGSDESDDNDDFFIGKAKRIKKKGAADLSSLTEDKDKSMVVKETKYSQFDPVQDSDIQGSYPNAKIKKLQSVFYPSLSNSEQKSKTVKRTSRDHLSKNKMMAFQKKCPQKRLSKSIGTKQDLKRERLAQPLHPSWEASRKRREQTSQITLFQGKKIIFED